One window from the genome of Bacillus weihaiensis encodes:
- a CDS encoding DUF11 domain-containing protein, with protein MSEPSIPTITPSISVTVGQTIPLLLASIAVEELALAHIMNAEAEKLQYVLGTLSPTATTLTPGLVTVTDLVNLDRSVQKTLQHVIKKEMLLGNKFTNVLDLIQIQSQEITPPPVLTFEKTDDPDPLNLDISDTLTYTLTLSNVGTSPATGVVINDVLPPGTVLGPTFTLDVGSLPPECSLIGPTVGGIITCNIGTILPNETIVLSFSGTVTSLISGTLTNTAIASSSELNPLVDIEQTQVIVPI; from the coding sequence ATGTCAGAACCATCAATTCCTACTATAACACCTAGTATTTCAGTTACTGTTGGACAGACTATACCACTTTTACTAGCATCAATAGCTGTTGAAGAATTGGCGCTTGCCCATATTATGAATGCCGAAGCGGAAAAACTCCAATATGTGTTAGGGACATTATCACCAACAGCTACGACACTAACACCTGGATTAGTTACAGTTACTGACTTGGTAAACCTTGATCGAAGTGTTCAAAAAACATTACAACATGTTATCAAAAAGGAGATGCTTCTAGGGAATAAGTTTACTAATGTTCTAGATCTCATTCAAATTCAAAGCCAGGAGATAACTCCTCCACCTGTTTTAACTTTTGAAAAAACAGATGATCCGGATCCATTGAATTTAGATATCTCAGACACATTAACATATACTCTTACATTATCTAATGTTGGAACATCTCCGGCTACGGGTGTGGTGATTAATGATGTACTGCCCCCAGGAACTGTGTTGGGTCCTACTTTCACATTAGACGTTGGTTCTTTACCACCAGAATGTTCTCTTATTGGTCCTACTGTTGGTGGGATCATAACATGTAATATAGGAACGATCTTACCGAATGAAACAATAGTACTTAGTTTTTCAGGCACAGTGACTTCTCTAATTAGCGGAACCTTGACTAATACAGCTATAGCATCTTCTTCAGAATTAAATCCTCTAGTAGACATTGAACAAACGCAGGTTATCGTCCCAATATAA
- a CDS encoding glycosyltransferase, translating to MEGPLISLCMIVKNEEECIERCIKSVKDLVDEMIIVDTGSTDKTIEICRELGAKVYSYRWDHDFAKARNYSLSLASGDWILWLDADEEIHQETERKTLRELAKTEDYDLYSFELNNFYGEKVDYNCVIRILHPRLFRNGIGFRFINSIHETLNIEEILLKTNKEKRLGEAPVCIWHYGYLDKYVNDKGKSERNITLLLEALSRNEEDPWLYYHLASEYYRLKDFTKSFQHINRSIVLFVMNQMTPPSLLYKLKYSILLSIGSFEGAYPAIEKAISLYPDYVDLLFYKGIVLLKLGKVEESIETFNECLKIGDNQVKYLTQKGLGSFQAWYYKGLCYEEKKEIEKAIVCYEQALNLCPTHKEAAGALDRLK from the coding sequence TTGGAAGGTCCATTAATTTCATTATGTATGATAGTGAAAAATGAAGAAGAGTGTATAGAAAGATGTATTAAGAGTGTGAAAGATCTAGTTGATGAAATGATTATTGTCGATACGGGATCAACTGATAAGACGATTGAAATTTGTCGAGAATTAGGAGCAAAAGTTTATTCCTATCGTTGGGATCATGATTTTGCAAAGGCGAGAAATTATAGTTTATCTCTAGCTAGTGGCGATTGGATTTTATGGCTAGATGCAGATGAAGAAATTCATCAAGAAACAGAGCGGAAAACACTAAGAGAATTAGCTAAAACTGAAGATTATGATTTATATAGTTTTGAGCTCAATAATTTTTATGGAGAAAAGGTCGATTACAATTGTGTAATCCGTATTTTACACCCTAGGTTGTTTAGAAATGGTATCGGTTTTCGCTTTATCAATAGTATTCATGAGACATTAAATATAGAAGAAATATTATTGAAAACCAATAAAGAAAAACGATTGGGAGAAGCGCCTGTTTGTATATGGCACTACGGGTATTTAGATAAGTATGTAAATGATAAAGGCAAGTCAGAAAGGAATATTACGCTACTATTAGAGGCATTAAGTCGTAATGAAGAAGATCCTTGGCTCTACTATCATTTGGCTTCCGAGTATTATCGTTTAAAGGATTTTACGAAGTCATTTCAGCATATTAACCGTTCGATCGTATTATTTGTGATGAATCAAATGACACCTCCTTCTTTACTCTATAAATTAAAATACTCAATTTTGTTAAGTATAGGCAGCTTTGAAGGTGCGTATCCAGCAATTGAAAAGGCAATTTCCTTGTATCCAGATTACGTAGATCTCCTGTTTTATAAAGGTATAGTTTTACTTAAATTAGGTAAAGTAGAAGAGTCGATAGAGACATTTAACGAATGTTTGAAAATTGGGGATAATCAAGTAAAATATTTAACACAAAAAGGACTTGGAAGTTTCCAAGCTTGGTATTATAAAGGGCTATGCTATGAAGAGAAGAAAGAGATCGAGAAGGCAATAGTCTGTTATGAACAAGCACTAAATCTATGCCCTACACATAAGGAGGCAGCAGGTGCATTAGATCGATTAAAATAG
- a CDS encoding glycosyltransferase codes for MKNRIKLTLEGLVSEENSLAIVNKNIMSRLEKNNQFKFAMQDGSQLPPSSSDVSNTIHQDFFISHHWPPRLSKPSNTNYWISFIPWEFGAIPTSWYIPMKYEVDEIWVYSHYNKECYSKSGIPEEKINVIPLGVDESVYHPNVEPAYFEEDDRFRFLYVGGTISRKGFDLLLEAYTEEFTSDDAVCLVIKDNGTETHYKGITLEQRVDEITSRPNAPAIVYMNEHLSTNQLASLYTSCHCSVFPYRGEGFCLPIAESMACATPVIAPNLGPAVEILGEEYPLFIESTTKTHEIRKVSHLETIDFPWWIEPNRQDLKKKMRYAYENKKELVKIGEKYSVKVTSTYNWNKTIDTISEHLLTKYKQLEHPTNHSFSATDVISTELTLINGDINNNQYEHALGKLKALLSRFPNNNTIRLLTAQIFIMVENYLDAINLLVPLTKEIESGETFQYAQIWNLLAICYSNIQSWSLAIDAFNKATKLNKEMNIYKISYLNSAIHSLSLLLGHIHNEIGDAYYDLNNDTSAKKMYLLAREYEHNTPSLTNRIEEIQKKKELTKQKLKPLLETSVDKQTQETNTICWDHSNSEVKYLKESSSAFKQLKTLFLPGQKIKIVAPAIDRITTSSKNWDGALIYIDSNLETNHIINLKKWCTKQINLGCKVIIFTNNPKNETYRKCCSLFSYGEWCELNKIDFLIDDPDIIGEYTVFQRGGYKILWNSPYYNHSGYATEQKHFLQSLSPYPLLIGLDAIDAPTESKRSSLDVKLSTWFHTKEENPIIHYQAAPAHLFTLPRAPISIGRTMFETDRIPQEWVKKLNELSEIWVPSKFNIETFHHSGVDRNKLQIMPGAIDEAKFNRHHVKPYSIPTSRTFTFLSVFDWSIRKGWDILLKSYIESFTDEDDVTLVIKLSRINEPTAKVEQLINEIKQESNCKNPPHILLIDKEMTEDEIIQLYCACDVFVLPTRGEGWGRPFMEAMALEIPVIATNWSGHLEFMNETNSYLIEVEKLIPVPSSMPPHFLNHLWAQPSLEHLKVLMKKVVKDPIAAKQTAKKARSDLFPRYSIEEVGKKIYRRFDYLVKNYFQ; via the coding sequence ATGAAAAATAGGATTAAATTAACCTTGGAAGGGTTAGTCAGCGAGGAGAATAGCCTTGCTATTGTCAACAAGAACATCATGTCAAGATTAGAAAAGAATAATCAATTTAAATTTGCTATGCAAGATGGTTCACAACTGCCACCCAGCTCCTCTGATGTATCGAATACCATTCATCAAGATTTTTTCATTTCACATCATTGGCCACCTAGATTAAGCAAACCATCTAACACCAATTATTGGATCTCCTTTATACCTTGGGAATTTGGAGCCATTCCTACTTCCTGGTATATACCTATGAAATATGAAGTAGACGAGATATGGGTATACAGCCACTATAATAAGGAATGTTATAGTAAATCCGGGATACCTGAGGAGAAAATTAACGTTATCCCATTAGGCGTTGATGAGTCTGTATATCATCCAAACGTAGAGCCTGCATATTTTGAGGAGGATGATCGATTTCGATTTCTTTATGTTGGTGGAACAATTTCAAGGAAAGGATTTGACCTTCTTTTAGAGGCATATACCGAGGAGTTCACTAGTGACGATGCAGTCTGTTTGGTTATTAAAGATAATGGGACTGAAACACACTATAAAGGAATTACATTAGAACAAAGGGTCGATGAAATTACATCACGACCTAACGCACCTGCAATTGTCTACATGAATGAGCATTTATCTACAAACCAATTAGCCTCATTATATACATCTTGTCATTGCTCTGTTTTCCCTTATAGAGGAGAAGGATTTTGTCTACCCATTGCTGAATCTATGGCATGTGCAACACCTGTAATTGCTCCAAATCTAGGTCCTGCAGTTGAAATCTTAGGGGAAGAATATCCTCTTTTTATAGAATCAACAACCAAAACTCATGAAATAAGAAAAGTAAGTCATTTAGAAACCATTGATTTTCCCTGGTGGATTGAACCTAATAGGCAAGATCTGAAAAAAAAGATGCGATACGCATACGAAAACAAAAAAGAATTAGTGAAAATTGGAGAAAAATACAGCGTAAAAGTAACTTCAACATATAATTGGAATAAGACAATAGACACCATCTCAGAGCACTTACTAACTAAATATAAACAGTTAGAACATCCCACCAATCATTCCTTTTCCGCTACCGATGTTATTTCGACGGAATTAACGCTAATTAACGGCGATATAAATAATAATCAATATGAACATGCACTTGGGAAACTAAAAGCATTATTATCTAGATTCCCCAACAATAACACTATTCGTTTATTAACGGCTCAGATATTTATAATGGTGGAAAATTACTTAGATGCTATTAACCTACTCGTCCCTTTAACAAAAGAAATAGAAAGTGGCGAAACGTTTCAATATGCGCAAATATGGAACTTATTAGCGATTTGCTATAGTAACATTCAGTCTTGGTCTCTAGCCATTGATGCATTTAATAAAGCCACTAAGCTTAATAAAGAGATGAATATTTATAAAATTTCTTACCTTAATTCTGCCATACACTCCTTATCTCTTTTACTCGGTCATATACACAATGAAATTGGTGACGCATATTATGACTTAAATAATGATACTTCTGCTAAAAAAATGTATCTATTAGCTCGTGAATATGAACATAATACCCCATCGCTTACTAATCGAATCGAAGAAATACAAAAGAAGAAAGAACTAACTAAACAAAAATTAAAACCTTTACTAGAAACTAGTGTTGATAAGCAGACTCAAGAAACAAATACGATCTGTTGGGACCATTCCAATAGTGAAGTGAAGTATCTTAAAGAATCTTCCTCAGCTTTTAAACAATTGAAAACACTATTTCTTCCCGGTCAAAAAATAAAAATAGTAGCACCGGCCATTGACCGAATAACGACCTCCAGTAAAAACTGGGATGGTGCTCTTATCTATATTGATTCAAACTTAGAAACCAATCATATTATAAATTTGAAGAAATGGTGTACGAAACAGATTAACCTAGGCTGTAAAGTGATTATTTTCACTAATAACCCTAAGAATGAAACCTATCGAAAGTGCTGCTCTTTATTTAGTTACGGAGAATGGTGTGAACTAAATAAAATAGATTTTTTAATAGATGATCCAGACATTATTGGAGAATATACCGTTTTCCAAAGAGGTGGATATAAAATTCTCTGGAATTCTCCTTACTACAATCATTCTGGTTATGCGACCGAACAAAAACATTTTTTACAGAGCTTGTCACCCTATCCTTTACTTATTGGATTAGATGCTATCGATGCACCTACAGAATCAAAAAGAAGCTCTTTAGATGTTAAGCTAAGTACTTGGTTCCATACAAAAGAAGAGAATCCCATCATACATTATCAAGCAGCTCCCGCTCATTTATTCACACTACCTCGTGCTCCAATATCCATAGGACGTACCATGTTTGAAACAGATCGTATTCCTCAAGAATGGGTAAAAAAATTGAATGAACTCTCTGAGATTTGGGTACCATCAAAATTCAATATCGAGACATTCCACCATTCAGGTGTCGATAGGAATAAGCTGCAAATTATGCCTGGCGCAATCGATGAAGCTAAATTTAATCGTCATCATGTCAAACCCTACTCCATTCCAACTAGTCGGACCTTTACATTTTTATCCGTTTTTGATTGGAGTATAAGAAAAGGGTGGGATATTTTACTAAAATCATATATAGAGAGCTTTACAGATGAAGACGATGTTACGTTGGTCATTAAATTAAGTAGAATAAATGAACCTACAGCTAAAGTTGAACAATTAATTAACGAAATCAAGCAGGAAAGTAATTGTAAGAATCCCCCTCACATCCTATTAATTGATAAAGAGATGACAGAAGATGAAATCATCCAACTCTATTGTGCCTGTGACGTATTTGTTTTGCCAACACGTGGTGAAGGATGGGGACGCCCTTTTATGGAAGCAATGGCATTAGAAATACCAGTAATCGCCACTAATTGGAGTGGGCATCTCGAATTTATGAACGAAACAAATAGTTACTTAATTGAAGTTGAAAAACTGATCCCTGTCCCTAGTAGTATGCCACCTCATTTTCTCAATCATTTATGGGCACAACCGAGTCTAGAACATCTTAAGGTCCTTATGAAAAAAGTGGTTAAAGATCCAATTGCTGCAAAGCAAACAGCCAAAAAAGCAAGATCTGACCTTTTCCCACGCTATTCCATTGAAGAAGTAGGAAAAAAGATTTATCGACGTTTTGATTATCTTGTTAAAAATTACTTTCAATAA
- a CDS encoding FkbM family methyltransferase: MNRVSAYLGDYTYLSQLAHGPKIFLDTRELSMTAHIISDGFWESWITDVFLQSIHKGMSVLDIGANCGYYSLLAASVVGPTGQVHAFEPNPFHHINLNKSKMINGFYHLDIHPHALSNENGEMDLFVPKNLTASASLFGNLIKPIEKIDTIEAVPVTTVKLSEYLPNVKANVIKMDIEGAEPLILDDVLDIMDRTGDSTLIMEYNQKAWEMQDFDYEKIMNNVDKRGFNIHIIQHDRTLQPVSPKELIKAVGPHTHFDLFITRK; encoded by the coding sequence ATGAATAGAGTAAGTGCATATTTAGGTGATTATACGTATTTATCTCAACTAGCTCACGGACCTAAAATCTTTCTAGATACTCGAGAATTGAGTATGACTGCGCACATTATTTCTGATGGATTTTGGGAAAGTTGGATTACAGACGTATTTCTTCAAAGCATCCATAAAGGCATGAGTGTATTAGATATAGGAGCAAATTGTGGTTACTATTCATTACTAGCAGCGAGTGTTGTTGGACCTACGGGTCAAGTACATGCTTTTGAACCCAATCCCTTTCACCATATTAATCTGAATAAGAGTAAAATGATCAATGGATTTTATCACTTAGATATCCATCCTCATGCTCTGAGTAATGAAAATGGAGAAATGGATCTATTTGTTCCTAAAAACTTAACGGCATCTGCTAGTTTATTTGGAAATTTAATAAAGCCTATTGAAAAAATTGATACGATTGAAGCAGTCCCTGTTACAACTGTTAAACTAAGTGAATATCTACCTAATGTAAAAGCAAATGTGATAAAAATGGATATTGAAGGAGCAGAACCTTTAATTTTAGATGACGTACTTGATATTATGGACAGAACTGGTGATTCCACATTAATTATGGAATATAACCAGAAGGCATGGGAGATGCAAGATTTTGATTATGAGAAGATCATGAATAATGTTGATAAGCGTGGGTTTAACATTCATATTATTCAACATGATAGAACACTGCAACCTGTGTCACCAAAAGAACTTATAAAAGCAGTAGGCCCTCATACACACTTTGATTTATTCATAACAAGAAAATAG
- the glpK gene encoding glycerol kinase GlpK: protein MEKKYIMALDQGTTSTRAIIFNKSGEIVGSAQQEFTQYFPNPGWVEHNPQEIWSSVLAVIAQVLTKTSISAKEIASIGITNQRETAVVWEKETGKPVYNAIVWQSRQTADICEELKQAGHSDTIREKTGLLIDAYFSGTKVKWILENVEGARQKAEEGELLFGTIDTWLIWKLSGGQAHVTDYSNASRTLMYNIYDLKWDEELLDILTVPSSMLPEVRSSSEVYAKTIDYHFFGEEVPIAGVAGDQQAALFGQACYEKGMAKNTYGTGCFMLMNTGEKAVKSKNGLLTTIAWGIDGKVEYALEGSIFVAGSAIQWLRDGLRMFDDASKSEAYATRIESSEGVYVVPAFVGLGTPYWDSDARGAVFGLTRGTSKEHFIRATLESLAYQTKDVLTCMEADSGIELKTLRVDGGAVKNNFLMQFQSDILHVPVERPVINETTALGAAYLAGLAVGFFADREEITVKWKKDVAVEPKMDEKTREELYDGWKNAIQATMSFKPKKRL, encoded by the coding sequence ATGGAAAAGAAGTATATTATGGCACTAGATCAAGGAACAACCAGTACACGAGCAATTATTTTTAATAAAAGTGGTGAAATTGTTGGATCTGCCCAACAGGAGTTTACTCAATATTTTCCTAATCCAGGGTGGGTCGAACATAATCCTCAAGAAATTTGGAGCTCTGTGCTTGCTGTTATTGCACAGGTTTTAACAAAGACATCCATTTCAGCAAAAGAAATCGCGAGTATTGGGATTACAAATCAACGTGAAACAGCTGTTGTATGGGAGAAGGAAACGGGTAAACCTGTCTATAATGCGATCGTATGGCAGTCGCGTCAAACCGCAGATATATGTGAAGAATTAAAGCAAGCAGGTCATAGTGATACGATTCGAGAAAAAACAGGGCTACTAATTGATGCGTATTTCTCTGGTACAAAGGTGAAATGGATTCTAGAGAACGTCGAAGGAGCTAGACAAAAAGCGGAAGAGGGAGAACTACTTTTCGGAACTATTGATACATGGTTAATATGGAAGCTGTCAGGTGGTCAGGCTCATGTGACCGATTATAGTAATGCATCGCGAACACTAATGTACAATATTTATGACCTGAAATGGGATGAAGAACTATTAGACATATTAACCGTGCCAAGCTCCATGCTACCTGAGGTCCGTTCATCATCAGAGGTTTATGCGAAAACGATAGATTATCACTTCTTCGGTGAAGAGGTACCGATTGCAGGGGTTGCTGGTGACCAACAGGCTGCTCTCTTTGGTCAGGCATGCTATGAAAAGGGAATGGCTAAAAATACATATGGCACTGGTTGCTTTATGTTAATGAATACAGGTGAAAAAGCGGTTAAATCAAAGAATGGCCTATTAACGACCATTGCCTGGGGAATAGATGGAAAGGTCGAGTATGCGTTAGAGGGCAGTATATTCGTTGCGGGTTCGGCTATTCAATGGCTACGAGATGGGTTAAGAATGTTCGATGATGCGAGCAAAAGTGAAGCCTATGCGACACGAATTGAATCCTCAGAAGGAGTATACGTTGTCCCTGCGTTTGTAGGACTAGGTACTCCATATTGGGATAGTGATGCAAGAGGTGCTGTTTTTGGCTTGACGCGTGGAACATCAAAAGAGCATTTTATACGCGCTACACTTGAATCATTAGCCTACCAGACAAAGGATGTCTTGACTTGTATGGAAGCTGATTCTGGTATCGAGCTGAAAACACTTCGAGTAGACGGCGGAGCTGTGAAAAATAACTTCCTTATGCAATTCCAAAGCGACATTTTACATGTACCTGTAGAACGTCCCGTTATTAATGAAACGACTGCGTTAGGAGCAGCCTATTTAGCCGGCTTAGCAGTAGGATTCTTTGCAGATAGAGAAGAAATTACGGTGAAATGGAAAAAAGATGTTGCAGTTGAGCCGAAGATGGATGAAAAAACACGAGAAGAGTTATATGATGGCTGGAAAAATGCCATTCAAGCAACAATGAGTTTTAAGCCAAAGAAGAGACTGTAA
- a CDS encoding glutathione peroxidase — protein sequence MSVHQFTAVGMNGQVRKLEDYKGKVLLIVNTAGRCGFTYQYEDLQKLYDRYKEKDFVILGFPCNQFDHQEPDANEQIQANCLLNYGVNFPLYQKTDVRGESAHPLFDYLSHKIPFQGFNTSHPVAKILLPLINEKHPEYLTDDYSIKWNFTKFLIDHNGDVVKRFECTTDPIDMENDIEALLKEVAV from the coding sequence ATGAGTGTACACCAATTTACAGCAGTAGGAATGAATGGACAAGTAAGAAAGCTAGAGGATTATAAAGGAAAAGTTTTGCTCATTGTTAATACAGCAGGCCGATGCGGCTTTACCTATCAATACGAAGATTTACAAAAGCTTTATGACCGCTACAAAGAAAAAGACTTTGTGATTTTAGGCTTTCCTTGTAATCAATTTGATCATCAGGAGCCAGATGCTAACGAGCAAATTCAAGCAAACTGCTTATTAAACTATGGTGTGAACTTTCCACTTTACCAAAAAACAGACGTTCGTGGTGAAAGTGCTCATCCACTATTTGACTATTTATCACATAAAATCCCGTTTCAAGGGTTTAATACATCCCACCCAGTTGCAAAGATCCTACTTCCTCTCATCAATGAGAAGCATCCTGAATATTTAACCGATGACTACTCCATTAAGTGGAATTTCACAAAGTTTTTGATTGACCACAATGGTGATGTAGTGAAACGCTTTGAGTGTACAACGGATCCAATTGATATGGAGAATGATATTGAGGCATTGTTAAAAGAAGTAGCTGTTTAA
- a CDS encoding sigma-70 family RNA polymerase sigma factor encodes MKKARKGDATAFLKIFQQYEEDIYRMAFLYVKNQEDALDVVQEVAYQSFKKIHTLKKPEYFKTWLMKITINCAVNIVKNNMKVIQLIPEFEGFVGLDDEDIPLSLTLQDLIDTLQENEKSVVLLRFYQNFTFKEISEVLGIPIGTAKSLVYRALDKLRKEFKEADICE; translated from the coding sequence GTGAAAAAAGCTAGAAAAGGGGATGCAACAGCCTTTTTAAAGATTTTTCAACAATATGAGGAAGATATTTATCGAATGGCCTTTTTATATGTAAAAAATCAAGAAGATGCATTAGATGTTGTTCAAGAAGTAGCATACCAATCATTTAAAAAGATACATACGTTGAAGAAACCAGAGTATTTCAAAACGTGGTTGATGAAAATTACGATAAATTGTGCAGTTAACATCGTTAAAAATAATATGAAAGTGATTCAATTAATACCAGAGTTTGAAGGATTCGTTGGTTTAGATGATGAAGACATTCCCCTTTCTTTAACATTACAAGATTTGATTGACACGTTACAAGAGAATGAAAAGAGCGTTGTTCTTTTAAGGTTTTATCAAAATTTTACATTTAAAGAAATATCAGAGGTATTAGGGATCCCAATTGGCACGGCTAAATCGCTAGTATATCGAGCATTAGATAAACTTCGTAAAGAGTTTAAGGAGGCTGATATTTGTGAGTAA
- a CDS encoding AraC family transcriptional regulator — MKFKVEILPNYRIAYVRRIGPYNNANFEVMEKLKKWAKERNLLKSAILFAIPQDNPETTLPENCRFDACIVISKDYQMDDSIYVGELSGGKYLIYEVKHTVEDIQKAYADIFPSIQSNGYQIDNKPILEKYSGDMINNPYCEICVPIKS, encoded by the coding sequence ATGAAGTTTAAAGTCGAAATTCTCCCAAACTATCGAATCGCTTATGTAAGAAGAATTGGACCTTATAATAATGCAAATTTTGAAGTAATGGAAAAGTTAAAAAAATGGGCTAAGGAGAGAAATCTTCTTAAATCGGCAATTCTATTTGCAATTCCACAAGATAACCCTGAGACAACACTGCCTGAAAATTGTAGATTTGATGCTTGTATTGTAATTTCAAAGGATTATCAAATGGATGATTCAATTTATGTAGGTGAACTCTCCGGCGGAAAATACCTTATTTACGAAGTCAAACATACGGTAGAAGATATTCAAAAAGCATATGCTGATATTTTTCCATCTATACAAAGTAATGGATATCAAATTGATAATAAACCTATTTTGGAAAAATACAGTGGTGATATGATTAACAATCCTTATTGTGAAATTTGCGTGCCCATAAAATCATGA